From a region of the bacterium genome:
- a CDS encoding CopG family antitoxin, which produces MKKKLREVTDYDTQDTSGIINRKKPLKLEDLGFKLPPVSPTQVISIRLPTSLLNEIRAKASARDMPYQALIKHLLAKSVNK; this is translated from the coding sequence ATGAAGAAGAAACTTCGTGAGGTTACAGATTACGATACCCAGGACACTTCTGGGATAATCAATAGAAAAAAACCTCTCAAGCTTGAAGACCTGGGATTTAAATTACCCCCGGTATCGCCCACTCAGGTAATTTCCATTCGCTTACCCACATCCCTATTAAATGAAATTCGTGCCAAGGCCAGCGCTCGAGATATGCCCTATCAGGCCCTCATCAAGCACCTGTTGGCGAAGTCTGTTAATAAATAG